Proteins from a genomic interval of Zingiber officinale cultivar Zhangliang chromosome 2A, Zo_v1.1, whole genome shotgun sequence:
- the LOC122042543 gene encoding COMPASS-like H3K4 histone methylase component WDR5B isoform X2, producing the protein MSATVPGGASSTAAEPPPYRPYTLAHVLTGHSRAVSCVKFSNDGLLLASASLDKTVIIWSAKTFAAVSTLFGHAEGISDVAWSSDSHYICSASDDRTLRVWDVRPPTDCVRILRGHLSLVFCVDFNPPSDRIASGSFDQTVRVWDVKSGKCVKTIEAHDEPVTSVHFIRDGSIIVSGSRDGSCKIWDAVSGACLKVLIDDKTPAVSFAKFAPNGKFILIATLDDTLAHHNAYPFGEQMISLLVTYMLIVVLEEHNSEEDNDVKSRPNIEDEHDIVLYFYIANTSMAL; encoded by the exons ATGTCCGCCACCGTCCCTGGCGGTGCCTCCTCCACGGCGGCAGAGCCGCCTCCCTATCGGCCTTACACTCTCGCGCACGTTCTCACCGGACATTCGCGCGCCGTCTCATGCGTGAAGTTCTCCAACGATGGCCTCTTGCTGGCTTCTGCCTCTCTCGACAAGACCGTCATCATCTGGTCCGCCAAAACCTTCGCCGCAGTCTCTACCTTGTTCGGCCATGCTGAAGGCATATCTGACGTCGCCTGGTCCTCTGATTCCCACTACATCTGCTCTGCCTCCGACGACCGCACGCTCCGCGTCTGGGACGTTCGGCCCCCAACCGACTGCGTCAGGATCCTCCGCGGTCACCTCTCCTTGGTTTTCTGCGTCGACTTCAACCCCCCTTCCGATCGCATCGCCTCCGGCTCGTTCGACCAGACTGTGCGGGTCTGGGATGTCAAGAGTGGCAAATGCGTCAAGACAATTGAGGCGCACGACGAACCAGTAACCTCTGTCCATTTTATTCGGGATGGATCGATCATCGTCTCAGGTAGCCGTGACGGGTCGTGTAAGATCTGGGACGCGGTGTCAGGGGCGTGCCTCAAGGTGCTTATCGACGACAAGACGCCTGCTGTGTCCTTCGCCAAGTTCGCCCCCAATGGAAAGTTTATTCTTATTGCTACCCTCGATGACACCCTG GCTCATCACAATGCGTATCCATTTGGAGAACAGATGATCAGTCTTTTGGTGACATATATGCTTATAGTAGTTTTAGAGGAACATAATAGTGAGGAGGATAACGATGTTAAATCACGGCCAAATATTGAGGATGAACATGACATAGTTCTTTATTTCTATATAGCGAACACTTCAATGGCGTTATAG
- the LOC122042543 gene encoding COMPASS-like H3K4 histone methylase component WDR5B isoform X1, which produces MSATVPGGASSTAAEPPPYRPYTLAHVLTGHSRAVSCVKFSNDGLLLASASLDKTVIIWSAKTFAAVSTLFGHAEGISDVAWSSDSHYICSASDDRTLRVWDVRPPTDCVRILRGHLSLVFCVDFNPPSDRIASGSFDQTVRVWDVKSGKCVKTIEAHDEPVTSVHFIRDGSIIVSGSRDGSCKIWDAVSGACLKVLIDDKTPAVSFAKFAPNGKFILIATLDDTLKLCNYALGKFLKVYTGHVNRQYCITSTFSVTNGKYIVSGSEDNCVYIWDLQSKQIIQKMEGHTDTVISVTCHPMENKIASAGLHNDRTVRIWVQ; this is translated from the exons ATGTCCGCCACCGTCCCTGGCGGTGCCTCCTCCACGGCGGCAGAGCCGCCTCCCTATCGGCCTTACACTCTCGCGCACGTTCTCACCGGACATTCGCGCGCCGTCTCATGCGTGAAGTTCTCCAACGATGGCCTCTTGCTGGCTTCTGCCTCTCTCGACAAGACCGTCATCATCTGGTCCGCCAAAACCTTCGCCGCAGTCTCTACCTTGTTCGGCCATGCTGAAGGCATATCTGACGTCGCCTGGTCCTCTGATTCCCACTACATCTGCTCTGCCTCCGACGACCGCACGCTCCGCGTCTGGGACGTTCGGCCCCCAACCGACTGCGTCAGGATCCTCCGCGGTCACCTCTCCTTGGTTTTCTGCGTCGACTTCAACCCCCCTTCCGATCGCATCGCCTCCGGCTCGTTCGACCAGACTGTGCGGGTCTGGGATGTCAAGAGTGGCAAATGCGTCAAGACAATTGAGGCGCACGACGAACCAGTAACCTCTGTCCATTTTATTCGGGATGGATCGATCATCGTCTCAGGTAGCCGTGACGGGTCGTGTAAGATCTGGGACGCGGTGTCAGGGGCGTGCCTCAAGGTGCTTATCGACGACAAGACGCCTGCTGTGTCCTTCGCCAAGTTCGCCCCCAATGGAAAGTTTATTCTTATTGCTACCCTCGATGACACCCTG AAGTTATGCAATTATGCATTGGGGAAGTTCTTAAAGGTTTATACAGGCCATGTCAACCGACAATACTGCATCACGTCTACGTTTTCTGTCACAAATGGTAAATATATAGTCAGCGGCTCAGAAGATAACTGCGTCTATATATGGGACCTTCAAAGTAAACAGATAATTCAAAAAATGGAAGGCCACACCGACACAGTCATCTCGGTTACTTGTCATCCCATGGAAAACAAAATTGCTTCTGCTGGCCTTCATAATGATAGAACAGTCAGGATTTGGGTTCAATAG